Proteins encoded within one genomic window of Empedobacter falsenii:
- the tssD gene encoding type VI secretion system tube protein TssD, whose protein sequence is MANNSRGVLKFNGGEDQKIIKLDYQVSRTTDVSGRVASDPSNALIKVTVEATESSTILESLLNGKYKPTVGDITFNKAHEEGVLINLKWENGYVIQHELNFDALNDNNMLISFVVSAEKIDYGTASYDGVWPSAR, encoded by the coding sequence ATGGCTAACAATTCAAGAGGAGTCTTAAAATTCAACGGAGGTGAGGATCAAAAAATCATCAAATTAGATTATCAAGTTTCAAGAACTACTGATGTTTCGGGGCGTGTAGCTTCTGATCCATCTAACGCTTTAATTAAAGTGACGGTAGAAGCAACTGAAAGTTCTACGATTTTGGAAAGTTTATTAAACGGAAAATATAAACCAACTGTTGGTGATATTACGTTTAATAAAGCACACGAAGAAGGTGTTTTAATCAACTTGAAGTGGGAAAACGGTTACGTTATTCAACACGAATTAAATTTTGATGCATTAAACGACAACAATATGTTAATTTCATTTGTAGTGAGTGCAGAGAAAATCGATTACGGAACAGCTTCTTACGACGGTGTTTGGCCTTCAGCTCGATAA
- a CDS encoding ATP-binding protein yields MANKTEFKTSLLRMFRARIPFISIRSIERARVLEVIQQLAEEINIPIYVHSLSHGTMDIKSKKSVNEDRSVAGGLDYAVQNISQRQNLTFVFTEVSDVEDDNLVSRHIYDCIVQAIERGGSICLITTKSIWPQLQRLGMTITLDPPNEEEMLEVVKECVIPYKGSIPLEWEETEYRMAASILANMTKIEAENVLATQMAKGSLTKDDIKELSNAKDKLFSDISGLEKVKLDPSTLSVAGLSGLQSWLDNQKQLLTADLKARKMRPPRGVLLVGVPGCGKSLSAKFIAANWNLPLYRLDLAAIQGQYLGQSENRLKEALASADNAAPCILWIDEIEKGLSGATGANDGGTSTRMVGQFLFWLQESMAKVFVVSTANDVSKLPPELLRRGRFDELFFVDLPGEAERMDIINLYIKRNLLNQPSAETLNQLVEISEGFAGSDIEGAVRDVAIQAVIHGDEIVDDTLFEKCFKNIVPLSKTAPEKIESIRNWGRERAVPASGVSWGTSPYDKGIGKRSIII; encoded by the coding sequence ATGGCAAATAAAACAGAGTTCAAAACTTCGCTTTTACGAATGTTTCGAGCAAGAATACCTTTTATCTCAATTAGAAGTATAGAAAGAGCACGGGTTTTAGAAGTTATTCAACAATTAGCAGAAGAAATTAATATACCAATTTATGTCCATAGTTTATCTCATGGTACAATGGATATAAAATCAAAGAAGAGTGTAAATGAAGATCGTTCTGTAGCAGGAGGTTTAGATTATGCCGTACAAAATATTTCGCAAAGACAGAATTTAACTTTTGTATTTACAGAAGTTAGTGATGTAGAAGATGATAATTTAGTTTCGAGACATATCTACGATTGTATTGTACAGGCAATAGAAAGAGGAGGAAGTATTTGCTTGATTACGACTAAGAGTATTTGGCCTCAGTTGCAACGTTTGGGAATGACTATAACGCTTGATCCGCCTAATGAAGAAGAAATGCTAGAAGTGGTTAAAGAATGTGTTATTCCTTACAAAGGATCTATACCGCTAGAATGGGAAGAAACAGAATATAGAATGGCTGCATCTATTTTAGCTAATATGACAAAGATTGAAGCAGAAAATGTATTGGCAACTCAAATGGCAAAAGGATCTTTGACAAAAGATGATATCAAAGAGTTGAGTAATGCAAAGGATAAGTTATTTAGTGATATATCTGGATTAGAAAAAGTGAAGCTTGATCCTTCTACTTTATCAGTAGCTGGTCTTAGTGGACTCCAAAGCTGGCTTGATAATCAAAAGCAATTATTAACAGCTGATTTAAAAGCTAGAAAGATGAGACCTCCGCGTGGTGTATTATTAGTTGGTGTACCTGGTTGTGGAAAATCATTATCAGCAAAATTTATTGCTGCAAATTGGAATTTACCTTTATATCGACTTGATCTTGCAGCAATACAAGGACAATATTTAGGACAATCTGAAAATAGATTAAAAGAAGCATTGGCTTCTGCAGATAATGCGGCACCTTGTATTTTATGGATTGATGAGATAGAAAAGGGGCTTTCTGGTGCTACTGGCGCTAATGATGGAGGAACTTCAACTCGAATGGTTGGACAATTCTTATTTTGGCTTCAGGAAAGTATGGCAAAAGTATTTGTAGTTTCAACGGCAAATGACGTTTCTAAATTACCTCCCGAACTTTTACGTAGAGGACGTTTTGATGAATTATTTTTTGTTGATCTACCAGGAGAAGCTGAACGAATGGATATTATTAATTTATACATAAAACGTAATCTTTTAAATCAACCATCTGCTGAGACTCTCAATCAACTTGTTGAAATTTCAGAAGGATTTGCAGGATCAGATATTGAGGGTGCAGTAAGAGATGTAGCAATACAGGCTGTTATCCATGGGGATGAGATAGTAGATGATACACTTTTTGAAAAATGTTTTAAAAATATAGTTCCATTGAGTAAAACAGCTCCTGAAAAAATTGAATCAATTAGAAATTGGGGTAGAGAAAGAGCTGTACCTGCTTCTGGAGTTTCATGGGGAACCTCTCCATACGATAAAGGAATTGGTAAACGTTCTATTATTATTTAA